Proteins found in one Lysinibacillus fusiformis genomic segment:
- a CDS encoding alanine/glycine:cation symporter family protein produces MEAIVNTLVDYIWGNALVYLALGVGLYFTVITKAVQFRYIPEMIRLLRQRGETNEGISSFQAFCMALSGRVGVGNIAGVATAIAAGGPGAVFWMGVMAFLGGASAFIESTLAQVYKERADNQYRGGSPYYIEKGLKLKGFAVFVAIVICISYGILVPGIQANTIAASFNTAFHLPPFITGIIIVVLLALIIFGGIKRIARVADKVVPIMAVAYVLLTIIILGANLSEIPGMLKLIVTSAFGTNEIFGGIVGAAIAWGVRRSVFSNVAGAGEATFSSAAAEVSHPAKQGLVQAFSIYIDTIIVCTATALMILITGMYNVTPPGATAPLVENVPGIVAGTAYTQAAVSTVFHNLGSSFVAIAIFLFAFTTLMAYYYIAETTIVYLDKKLQYPILKFVLKVIFLIVVYIGSVQSVSLMWGLGDIGFGSMSYLNFIVIVLLSRPAIKVLRDYDRQKKAGLDPIFDPRKVGIENADFWITYSDKYKKKN; encoded by the coding sequence ATGGAAGCCATCGTGAATACTTTAGTTGATTATATTTGGGGAAATGCACTCGTTTATTTAGCATTAGGTGTAGGCTTATACTTCACTGTTATTACAAAAGCTGTTCAATTTCGTTATATTCCTGAGATGATTCGATTATTGCGTCAACGAGGCGAAACGAACGAGGGCATCTCATCTTTTCAAGCTTTTTGTATGGCGTTGTCTGGGCGTGTTGGGGTCGGTAATATCGCTGGGGTAGCAACTGCTATTGCTGCTGGAGGACCCGGTGCAGTATTTTGGATGGGTGTTATGGCATTCCTAGGTGGAGCAAGTGCATTCATCGAATCAACATTAGCACAAGTATATAAGGAAAGAGCAGATAATCAATATCGTGGTGGATCGCCTTATTATATTGAAAAGGGATTAAAATTAAAAGGATTTGCTGTCTTTGTAGCAATCGTAATTTGTATTTCGTATGGAATTTTAGTACCAGGAATACAAGCAAATACAATAGCAGCTTCATTTAATACAGCATTTCATTTACCACCATTTATAACAGGTATCATTATTGTTGTACTTTTAGCATTAATTATTTTTGGTGGCATTAAGCGGATTGCACGAGTAGCAGATAAAGTTGTCCCTATCATGGCGGTTGCTTACGTTCTATTAACCATCATTATTTTAGGAGCTAATCTAAGTGAAATTCCTGGAATGCTTAAATTAATCGTTACAAGCGCTTTTGGTACAAATGAAATATTCGGAGGTATTGTTGGTGCGGCCATTGCCTGGGGTGTAAGACGTTCAGTGTTTTCAAATGTAGCTGGTGCAGGCGAAGCAACATTCAGTTCAGCTGCCGCTGAAGTATCCCATCCAGCAAAACAAGGTTTAGTCCAAGCCTTCTCAATTTATATTGATACGATTATCGTCTGCACAGCTACGGCTCTAATGATTTTAATTACAGGTATGTATAATGTAACACCTCCAGGAGCAACAGCACCGCTAGTAGAAAACGTTCCAGGCATTGTTGCAGGTACTGCTTATACGCAAGCCGCTGTATCTACTGTATTTCATAATCTTGGAAGTAGTTTTGTTGCCATTGCTATTTTCCTTTTCGCCTTTACAACTTTAATGGCATATTATTATATAGCAGAAACGACAATTGTATATCTAGATAAGAAATTGCAATATCCTATATTAAAATTCGTTTTAAAAGTAATTTTTTTAATAGTCGTTTATATCGGAAGCGTTCAATCTGTGAGCCTTATGTGGGGGTTAGGAGATATTGGATTTGGCAGTATGAGCTATTTAAACTTTATTGTGATCGTTTTATTATCTAGACCTGCTATCAAAGTATTGCGTGATTATGATCGTCAAAAGAAGGCAGGACTTGATCCAATTTTTGATCCACGTAAAGTAGGCATTGAAAACGCCGATTTTTGGATAACATACAGTGATAAATACAAAAAGAAGAATTAA
- a CDS encoding SprT family protein — MDNLELQELVRRLSLESFQKPFLHQAYFNARLRSTGGRYLLQSHNIEVNPKAYELYGLEEIHGIVLHELCHYHLHIEGKGYQHRDKDFRELLRKVDAPRFCSVLQSPKTTVEKHRRRYTYTCVNCHQLYVRKIKMNVEKYCCSKCLGKLKLVE, encoded by the coding sequence TTGGACAATCTAGAATTACAAGAGCTTGTTCGTCGCTTATCTTTGGAAAGCTTTCAGAAACCTTTTCTGCATCAAGCCTACTTTAATGCAAGATTACGCTCAACAGGAGGACGATATCTTTTACAATCTCATAATATTGAGGTTAATCCTAAAGCCTATGAATTATACGGTTTGGAAGAGATTCATGGTATTGTTCTCCACGAATTATGCCATTATCATCTACATATTGAAGGTAAAGGGTATCAGCATCGAGATAAAGATTTTCGAGAATTGTTAAGGAAAGTAGATGCCCCCCGATTTTGCTCAGTTTTACAATCCCCTAAAACTACAGTTGAAAAACACCGACGACGCTATACATATACTTGTGTCAATTGCCACCAATTATATGTACGGAAAATTAAAATGAATGTTGAAAAGTATTGCTGTAGTAAGTGTTTGGGGAAATTAAAATTAGTGGAATAA
- a CDS encoding Tex family protein has product MEQKQMLQLIAKDVAVKPGQVDAVIKLLEEGNTVPFIARYRKEVTGSLDEVQIKAVEDRYHYIQQLEQRKEEVIRLIQEQEKLTPELEQAILSATILQRVEDLYRPYKQKRRTKATIAKEKGLEPLADLLLAFSKDSLEQLAIGFVDNEQVANTEEALMGARDILAERFADDASIREKIRAYSWKDGILVTSVKNTEIDEKNVFEMYYEYEEPVSRIVPHRILAINRGEKEEILKVSIHVPVDRVLMIMWKEWIPATGSSPAIAEVKLAIEDSYKRLIQPSIERELRNELTEKAETQAIHIFSENLRNLLLQPPMKGKYVLGVDPAYRTGCKLAVVDETGKMLEVTAIYPHPPKPDVAKSKATVKGILAKYPISIIAIGNGTASRETEQFIADVLNELTTDTAYVIVNEAGASVYSASDIARAEFPDLQVEQRSAVSIARRLQDPLSELVKIEPKAVGVGQYQHDVSQKKLNESLTFIVETAVNQVGVDVNTASSSLLQYVSGLSKTVAENIVKMREENGQFTTRAQLKKIPRLGAKTYEQAIGFLRVPEAKNPFDATGIHPESYSLAEQILAEAQIDKKELGTQSAEEAIAALNIQKLSDVLGVGVVTIQDIVDTLMKPNRDPRDAFPQPLLKTDVLKMEDLKVGMELQGTVRNVVDFGAFVDIGVKQDGLVHISKLQNKRIKHPLEVVALGDIVTVWVEQIDVTKGRISLTMLPPKNQTLD; this is encoded by the coding sequence GTGGAGCAAAAGCAAATGTTACAGCTCATTGCAAAAGACGTAGCAGTCAAACCAGGGCAAGTAGATGCTGTTATCAAATTATTAGAAGAGGGAAATACGGTACCATTTATTGCGCGCTATCGAAAAGAGGTTACAGGATCACTCGATGAGGTACAAATTAAAGCTGTAGAAGATCGTTATCACTACATACAGCAACTTGAACAACGAAAAGAAGAAGTTATACGGTTAATCCAAGAGCAAGAAAAGCTTACACCAGAATTAGAGCAGGCTATTCTTTCTGCAACAATCTTGCAACGTGTTGAGGATTTATATAGACCTTATAAGCAAAAAAGACGTACAAAGGCGACGATTGCAAAAGAGAAAGGATTAGAACCTCTTGCAGATCTTCTATTAGCATTTAGTAAAGATTCATTAGAGCAATTAGCAATTGGTTTTGTGGACAATGAACAGGTTGCTAATACGGAAGAAGCGCTAATGGGAGCTCGAGATATTTTAGCAGAACGTTTTGCTGACGATGCCTCTATCCGTGAAAAAATTCGTGCTTATTCATGGAAGGATGGCATCCTTGTAACGTCTGTGAAAAATACAGAAATCGATGAAAAAAATGTTTTTGAAATGTATTACGAATATGAAGAGCCTGTTAGTCGCATTGTGCCGCATCGTATTTTAGCGATAAATCGAGGGGAAAAAGAAGAAATTTTAAAGGTGTCGATTCATGTTCCAGTGGACCGAGTATTAATGATTATGTGGAAAGAATGGATACCTGCAACTGGTTCATCCCCTGCTATTGCAGAAGTTAAACTAGCAATCGAGGATTCATACAAGCGTTTGATTCAGCCTTCAATTGAAAGGGAATTACGAAACGAGCTTACAGAAAAAGCGGAGACACAGGCTATTCATATTTTCTCTGAAAATTTACGTAACCTATTACTACAGCCACCTATGAAAGGTAAATATGTATTGGGGGTTGACCCAGCTTACCGTACAGGTTGTAAGCTAGCGGTTGTAGATGAAACGGGAAAAATGCTTGAGGTTACAGCTATTTACCCACATCCACCTAAACCAGATGTGGCCAAATCGAAAGCTACTGTGAAAGGAATTTTGGCAAAGTATCCAATAAGTATAATTGCTATTGGGAATGGTACAGCATCCCGTGAGACAGAACAATTTATCGCGGATGTATTAAACGAGCTTACTACTGACACAGCTTACGTGATTGTCAACGAAGCGGGGGCGTCTGTTTATTCAGCGTCTGATATTGCACGTGCAGAATTTCCTGATTTACAGGTTGAGCAACGTAGTGCTGTCTCCATTGCACGTCGCTTACAGGATCCTTTATCAGAGTTAGTGAAAATTGAACCAAAAGCGGTGGGAGTAGGTCAATATCAGCATGATGTTTCTCAAAAAAAGTTAAATGAATCGCTAACTTTTATAGTAGAAACGGCTGTTAACCAAGTTGGTGTTGACGTAAACACTGCTTCTTCATCACTCTTACAATACGTTTCTGGTTTATCAAAAACTGTCGCAGAGAATATCGTGAAGATGCGAGAGGAAAATGGTCAATTTACTACGCGTGCGCAATTAAAGAAGATTCCAAGGTTAGGTGCTAAAACGTATGAACAAGCTATTGGTTTCTTGCGTGTCCCTGAAGCAAAAAATCCGTTTGATGCTACAGGTATTCATCCTGAGAGCTATAGCCTTGCTGAGCAAATATTAGCAGAGGCACAGATAGATAAGAAAGAGTTAGGGACTCAGAGTGCAGAGGAAGCTATTGCAGCCCTAAATATCCAAAAGTTAAGTGATGTGCTTGGGGTAGGAGTTGTGACAATTCAAGATATCGTGGATACTTTAATGAAACCAAATCGTGACCCACGTGATGCTTTCCCACAACCATTGCTTAAAACGGATGTATTAAAAATGGAAGATTTAAAAGTAGGTATGGAATTGCAGGGCACAGTAAGAAATGTAGTCGATTTCGGTGCATTTGTTGATATTGGCGTGAAGCAAGATGGACTTGTGCATATTTCTAAACTACAAAATAAACGTATTAAACATCCATTAGAAGTTGTGGCGCTTGGGGATATTGTAACCGTCTGGGTAGAGCAAATAGATGTAACGAAAGGACGTATCTCTTTAACGATGCTTCCACCTAAAAATCAAACATTAGATTGA
- the sigB gene encoding RNA polymerase sigma factor SigB translates to MSKESLHKSSSKEDVLKWIELYQSTEDDEAQTNLVIHYRYLVESIARKYSNGKSYYDDIVQVGMLGLLGAIRRFDPNVGRSFEAFAVPTIVGEIKRFLRDKTWDVHVPRRIKELGPRIKSTVEALTIELQRSPSIKDIAERLEVAEEEVLEAMEMSRSYQALSMDHSIESDSDGSTVTLFDILGREDDGYEITNKRMIVSDALVVLNEREKQIIQLTYLEQLSQKEAGERLGISQMHVSRIQRKAIKKLQEAILASGSVSL, encoded by the coding sequence ATGTCGAAAGAATCACTACATAAATCTTCATCCAAAGAAGATGTACTAAAGTGGATTGAATTGTACCAGTCAACGGAGGATGATGAAGCACAAACCAATTTAGTGATTCATTATCGATATCTAGTTGAATCTATAGCTCGTAAATATTCGAATGGTAAATCTTATTATGATGATATTGTTCAAGTAGGGATGCTGGGATTGTTAGGTGCAATAAGACGTTTTGATCCGAATGTTGGTCGTAGTTTTGAAGCATTTGCCGTGCCAACAATTGTTGGGGAAATCAAACGTTTTTTACGTGATAAAACATGGGATGTTCATGTGCCTAGACGAATAAAGGAACTTGGGCCGAGAATTAAATCAACGGTGGAGGCGCTGACAATTGAATTGCAGCGTTCTCCATCCATTAAAGATATTGCTGAACGATTAGAAGTAGCAGAGGAAGAGGTACTAGAAGCTATGGAAATGAGCCGTAGTTATCAAGCGCTTTCTATGGACCATTCGATAGAGTCAGACTCAGATGGTAGTACAGTCACGTTATTCGATATTTTGGGCAGAGAAGACGATGGCTATGAAATAACCAATAAACGAATGATTGTTTCAGATGCATTGGTCGTGTTGAATGAGAGGGAAAAACAAATTATTCAGCTTACATATCTAGAGCAACTTAGTCAAAAAGAAGCTGGAGAACGATTAGGGATTTCTCAAATGCATGTATCTAGGATACAAAGGAAAGCAATAAAGAAATTACAAGAGGCTATTCTAGCAAGTGGCAGTGTTTCGCTCTAA
- the rsbW gene encoding anti-sigma B factor RsbW gives MKEFDYIEIRVPAKPQFVSVIRLTVSGLASRIGFNYDDIEDLKIAASEAVTNVVHHAYKDEEEGEIVIGCALYDNKMEMMIADYGNSFNFEEIKSKIGPYHPEESIAGLREGGLGLYLMETLMDEVMINNDGGVTVFMTKYVTREQVEKNVERITT, from the coding sequence ATGAAGGAATTTGACTATATTGAAATTAGAGTTCCTGCTAAACCGCAATTTGTCAGTGTCATTCGATTAACTGTCTCGGGCTTAGCGAGTAGGATTGGCTTTAATTATGATGATATTGAAGATTTAAAAATTGCAGCAAGTGAGGCTGTAACAAATGTTGTTCACCATGCTTATAAAGACGAAGAAGAAGGTGAAATTGTCATCGGGTGTGCGCTGTATGACAATAAAATGGAAATGATGATTGCAGATTACGGCAATAGTTTTAATTTTGAAGAGATTAAGTCTAAGATTGGGCCGTATCATCCTGAAGAAAGTATTGCAGGGCTAAGAGAAGGTGGTTTGGGACTTTATTTAATGGAAACTTTGATGGATGAGGTGATGATTAATAACGATGGTGGCGTAACTGTCTTCATGACAAAGTATGTCACTAGGGAGCAGGTGGAGAAAAATGTCGAAAGAATCACTACATAA
- a CDS encoding STAS domain-containing protein yields the protein MDVTIHFKEIDHKLFGFVEGEIDTFTASGLREELEAVKITEGLEIELDLSKVNYMDSTGLGIFVAFYKRALRENGKVKLVGLSNRLQRLFEITGLSDLMDIETDKKVELR from the coding sequence ATGGACGTAACGATACATTTTAAAGAAATTGATCATAAATTATTTGGCTTTGTTGAGGGTGAAATCGATACTTTCACTGCTTCAGGATTACGAGAGGAATTAGAAGCGGTAAAGATTACAGAAGGATTAGAAATTGAACTGGATTTATCAAAGGTAAATTACATGGATAGTACAGGTCTTGGGATTTTTGTCGCCTTCTATAAAAGAGCATTACGTGAAAATGGTAAAGTAAAGCTTGTTGGTTTATCGAATAGGTTACAAAGATTATTTGAAATTACTGGTCTTAGTGATTTGATGGATATCGAAACTGATAAAAAGGTGGAATTAAGATAA
- a CDS encoding PP2C family protein-serine/threonine phosphatase yields the protein MVNQTERNLYIAQNFTRQLIQKNISPEDVVSIHKNAVEQIFPHQMNESQPAYDFLIEVMVHYGMAHREHQSLLQKQAEYEMEMKIATNIQKTLLKTYVPDMQHIDIGMISVPIRKMNGDYVHFFHDGEEYLSVAVTDVVGKGVPAALCMSMVKYGLETLVYAYKDPSYVLEVINRVIEKGVDDSMFVSMFYGCLDVEQNIFSYASAGHEPALHYSAKADQFFTLEAKGLLLGVLPETKYTFHEIVLEENDLIIMMTDGVTEFRVQDDLNSREVITTLIKENRHLTAQQLCQLLYKEIERVQNFKLSDDFTVVILKK from the coding sequence ATGGTCAACCAAACTGAAAGAAATTTATATATCGCTCAAAATTTCACACGTCAGTTAATTCAAAAAAATATCTCTCCTGAGGATGTTGTTAGCATTCATAAAAATGCTGTTGAACAAATATTCCCTCATCAGATGAATGAATCACAGCCTGCCTATGATTTTCTGATTGAAGTAATGGTGCATTATGGGATGGCACATAGAGAGCATCAAAGTTTACTTCAAAAGCAAGCTGAATATGAGATGGAAATGAAAATAGCGACAAACATTCAAAAAACTTTGTTGAAAACTTATGTGCCGGATATGCAACATATTGATATAGGTATGATTTCAGTTCCTATTCGAAAAATGAACGGCGATTATGTACATTTTTTTCATGATGGAGAAGAATATTTAAGTGTGGCTGTGACTGATGTTGTCGGAAAAGGAGTTCCTGCTGCTCTATGTATGTCGATGGTGAAATATGGACTTGAAACATTGGTATATGCATATAAAGATCCTTCATATGTTTTAGAAGTCATCAATAGGGTAATAGAAAAAGGTGTAGATGACAGTATGTTTGTTTCGATGTTTTATGGATGCTTAGATGTAGAGCAAAACATCTTTTCATATGCCTCGGCTGGCCATGAACCAGCTTTACATTATAGTGCAAAGGCTGATCAGTTCTTTACCTTAGAGGCTAAAGGTTTACTACTGGGTGTATTGCCTGAAACAAAATATACCTTTCATGAAATTGTTTTAGAAGAAAATGATTTAATTATTATGATGACCGATGGTGTGACAGAATTTAGAGTGCAGGATGACTTAAATTCGCGAGAGGTAATCACAACTTTAATAAAAGAAAATAGACATTTAACCGCCCAACAATTGTGCCAGCTTCTTTATAAGGAAATAGAGAGAGTGCAAAATTTTAAACTATCTGATGATTTTACTGTAGTTATTTTAAAAAAATAG
- a CDS encoding anti-sigma regulatory factor has product MTHKSSVEIITEWDIVAARQLGRNEAKALGFGTVDQARITTAISELARNIYLYASIGVIEIERIETDSEKKIVVVATDQGPGIKDVRKVMEDGYSTSGGLGAGLPGVKRLMDSLDIQSVSGVGTTIRAEKWLR; this is encoded by the coding sequence GTGACACATAAGTCTTCGGTTGAAATTATTACAGAATGGGATATTGTTGCAGCTAGACAACTGGGGCGCAATGAAGCAAAAGCACTTGGATTTGGCACTGTTGATCAAGCCCGCATCACCACGGCAATTAGTGAATTAGCACGAAATATATATTTATATGCAAGTATAGGAGTCATTGAAATTGAAAGGATTGAGACAGATTCCGAAAAGAAAATAGTTGTTGTTGCAACAGATCAAGGGCCTGGTATTAAAGATGTTCGTAAAGTAATGGAGGATGGTTATTCCACCTCTGGGGGGTTAGGGGCTGGTTTGCCAGGTGTTAAACGATTGATGGACAGCTTAGATATTCAATCTGTAAGTGGAGTGGGAACAACAATAAGAGCGGAAAAATGGTTGCGTTAG
- a CDS encoding type II toxin-antitoxin system PemK/MazF family toxin → MNVKRGDVFFADLSPVIGSEQGGTRPVLIIQNDIGNRFSPTVIIAAITAQIQKAKLPTHVEINAEKYGFERDSVILLEQVRTIDKSRLTDRITQLDHAVMEKVDGALMISLGLVKF, encoded by the coding sequence TTGAATGTAAAACGTGGTGACGTTTTTTTTGCAGACTTATCACCGGTAATAGGTTCTGAACAAGGAGGCACTAGGCCGGTGCTGATTATTCAAAATGATATTGGCAATCGATTTAGTCCGACTGTCATCATCGCAGCTATCACTGCACAGATTCAAAAGGCAAAGCTACCGACACACGTTGAAATCAATGCTGAAAAGTATGGTTTTGAACGTGATTCGGTTATTTTGCTAGAACAAGTGCGGACAATAGATAAGTCAAGATTGACAGATCGTATTACGCAACTTGATCATGCTGTGATGGAAAAAGTTGATGGAGCGCTGATGATTAGTTTAGGTCTGGTAAAATTTTGA
- the alr gene encoding alanine racemase, whose translation METQQYFRPTKAIIDLQAIQQNVKNLKEFLRPHVQIIAVVKANAYGHGDVAVARAALEAGATVLAVATPDEALHIRAHFEEPDILILGASPVSFAPYAAQQRIILTAFASDWIQQAASLLVDEALPLRLHIKIDSGMGRIGIRSEQELLELYQTLQSAKNVELDGIFTHFATADEEDTMHFDQQVQFFEKCLSVIPHKPRLVHASNTAASLVKDPHLQYDAVRFGISMYGLAPSPYVESILPFPLLPVFSLESELVHVKQIKSGDSVGYGATYVAPTDMWIGTIPIGYADGVIRKLGGQEVLIDGQRMPIVGRICMDQCMVALPKAYDIGVKVTLIGQQEKNRISINEWATKLETINYEIPCIITTRVPRIYL comes from the coding sequence ATGGAGACACAGCAGTATTTTCGACCAACCAAAGCAATAATAGACTTACAAGCAATCCAACAAAATGTTAAAAATTTAAAAGAATTTTTACGACCACATGTTCAAATTATCGCTGTAGTAAAAGCAAATGCATATGGTCATGGAGATGTAGCCGTTGCACGGGCAGCTCTTGAAGCTGGTGCCACAGTACTTGCAGTGGCAACGCCCGATGAAGCATTACATATTCGAGCACATTTTGAAGAACCAGACATATTAATATTAGGTGCATCTCCAGTTTCGTTTGCTCCTTATGCAGCGCAGCAACGTATTATACTTACGGCGTTTGCCAGTGATTGGATTCAGCAAGCTGCTTCTCTTTTAGTGGATGAAGCACTTCCATTACGACTTCATATAAAAATAGATAGCGGAATGGGTAGAATAGGTATTCGCTCAGAGCAAGAATTATTAGAACTGTACCAAACATTACAGTCTGCAAAAAATGTTGAGTTGGATGGAATATTTACACACTTTGCTACAGCTGATGAAGAGGATACGATGCATTTTGATCAGCAAGTTCAATTTTTTGAGAAATGTTTATCCGTAATACCTCATAAGCCAAGACTTGTTCATGCATCCAATACAGCAGCCTCATTAGTAAAGGATCCACATTTACAATATGATGCTGTTAGATTTGGGATTTCTATGTATGGATTAGCACCTTCTCCATATGTGGAAAGCATTTTACCTTTTCCATTATTACCAGTATTCTCGCTAGAAAGTGAACTTGTTCATGTGAAGCAAATAAAATCAGGTGATTCAGTTGGCTATGGAGCTACGTATGTTGCCCCCACAGATATGTGGATAGGAACGATTCCGATTGGCTATGCGGATGGTGTAATTCGCAAATTAGGTGGACAAGAGGTTTTAATTGATGGACAAAGAATGCCGATTGTTGGACGAATTTGTATGGACCAATGTATGGTTGCCCTACCAAAAGCATATGATATAGGTGTGAAGGTAACACTCATTGGTCAACAAGAAAAGAATAGGATTTCCATCAATGAGTGGGCAACAAAGCTCGAAACAATTAATTATGAAATACCATGCATTATCACAACAAGAGTTCCTAGAATATATCTTTAG
- a CDS encoding LolA family protein, with amino-acid sequence MGNRIVKWLVLLCTILLLSACGAASQEKVLKKVNGKWAETNGYELNATMEIKSGGEPRNYDVTVWHTKPDFYRVEVVESGKDVSQMIVRNADGVFVVTPTLNKMYKFQSDWPKKNSQAYLIGALAEDLAEDKNLVMKEEEKAYIFEAATRNSYKNSMPHQVITVDKKTLLPTSVVIMNDVKEEQIKITFKKIKLGVQHAAKEYAVEQFTDKDNTKGEQATPSDKEGQEENEDKEAVGAEVEYQEFQTHYPVVNWAQLANEKVVQESGMERVILTFDGEKAFTVMQQPVMKENSMLPVSSPGDPVDLGFTIGAITDTSISWEKDGVEFFVASSKLTREEMIEVATSMTISSMK; translated from the coding sequence GTGGGCAACCGTATAGTTAAATGGCTCGTCTTACTTTGTACGATATTACTTCTGTCGGCATGTGGTGCAGCCTCACAGGAAAAAGTGTTGAAGAAAGTGAATGGTAAATGGGCAGAGACGAATGGCTATGAATTAAATGCAACGATGGAAATTAAATCTGGTGGGGAACCAAGAAATTATGATGTAACAGTATGGCACACAAAACCTGATTTCTATCGAGTAGAAGTAGTCGAAAGTGGGAAAGATGTTTCTCAAATGATTGTACGTAATGCTGATGGCGTTTTTGTCGTAACACCGACATTAAACAAAATGTATAAATTCCAAAGTGATTGGCCAAAGAAAAATAGCCAAGCCTACTTAATTGGAGCACTAGCAGAAGATTTAGCAGAAGATAAAAATCTTGTCATGAAAGAAGAAGAAAAAGCATATATATTTGAAGCGGCTACTAGAAATAGCTATAAGAACAGTATGCCACATCAAGTTATAACAGTAGATAAGAAAACTTTATTGCCAACCTCAGTAGTTATTATGAATGATGTGAAAGAAGAGCAAATTAAAATCACATTTAAGAAAATTAAACTAGGTGTGCAACATGCTGCAAAAGAGTATGCAGTTGAGCAATTCACTGATAAAGATAACACGAAAGGTGAACAAGCTACACCTTCTGACAAAGAGGGGCAAGAAGAAAATGAGGACAAGGAAGCAGTTGGTGCAGAAGTTGAATATCAAGAATTCCAAACACATTATCCTGTCGTAAATTGGGCACAATTAGCTAATGAAAAAGTTGTGCAGGAAAGTGGAATGGAACGTGTTATCTTAACATTCGATGGTGAAAAGGCATTTACCGTTATGCAGCAACCAGTAATGAAGGAAAACTCAATGTTACCTGTATCGTCACCTGGAGATCCAGTTGATTTAGGCTTTACGATTGGTGCTATTACAGATACATCAATTAGTTGGGAAAAAGATGGTGTTGAATTCTTTGTAGCTTCAAGTAAATTAACGCGTGAAGAAATGATTGAAGTTGCTACATCTATGACGATAAGTAGTATGAAGTAA
- the acpS gene encoding holo-ACP synthase, with translation MIKGIGLDIVEMDRIEKAMKRTDKFKDRILTARERKIFDGYSETRKIEFLAGRFAAKEAFSKALGTGLGEQCKLHDMEVLRGEAGNPVLYFKDELVNGFVSITHSKHYAAAQVILLE, from the coding sequence ATGATTAAGGGAATTGGTCTCGATATTGTAGAAATGGATCGTATTGAAAAGGCTATGAAACGAACAGATAAATTTAAAGACCGCATTTTAACGGCAAGAGAAAGAAAAATATTTGACGGTTATTCAGAAACTCGTAAAATAGAATTTTTAGCTGGGCGATTTGCTGCTAAAGAAGCATTTTCAAAAGCTCTGGGAACTGGGCTTGGGGAACAATGTAAGCTGCATGATATGGAAGTATTAAGAGGAGAGGCTGGTAATCCTGTTTTATATTTTAAGGATGAACTTGTCAATGGATTTGTTAGTATTACGCACTCTAAGCACTATGCAGCCGCACAAGTGATCTTATTAGAATAG
- a CDS encoding rhomboid family intramembrane serine protease, whose protein sequence is MFSRTENFNQYTKYYPIVSTLIAINLILYVLSLIPGIGTLLWNYGIQANFLIQSGEWWRVFSAMFLHAGFLHMFFNMFSLYLFGPELEKIAGKARFITIYLVSGIVGNMATYIFYDSSYASLGASGAIFGIFGAFGALVYYTRRTMPMLRKLILPIIVISVIMTFLQPNVNVFAHLGGLVTGFILGLVYLHPKRIVSWRKQKMAGKL, encoded by the coding sequence ATGTTTAGTAGAACGGAAAATTTTAACCAATATACAAAGTATTACCCTATTGTTTCAACGTTAATAGCCATAAATCTAATTCTTTATGTATTGTCTCTCATACCCGGCATAGGAACACTTTTGTGGAATTACGGAATTCAAGCAAATTTCCTTATTCAAAGTGGTGAATGGTGGCGTGTATTTTCTGCCATGTTTTTACATGCAGGTTTTTTGCATATGTTTTTTAATATGTTTTCCTTATATCTCTTTGGACCAGAGTTAGAAAAAATCGCAGGTAAAGCACGCTTTATTACAATTTATTTAGTATCAGGTATTGTAGGCAACATGGCAACCTATATATTCTATGATAGTAGTTATGCGAGTCTTGGTGCAAGTGGGGCTATTTTTGGCATTTTTGGTGCATTTGGGGCATTAGTTTACTATACTCGTCGTACAATGCCAATGCTTCGTAAGCTCATTTTACCAATCATCGTCATCAGTGTCATCATGACTTTTCTTCAGCCAAATGTGAATGTCTTTGCCCATTTAGGCGGTTTAGTAACCGGGTTCATCCTTGGACTTGTCTATTTACATCCAAAAAGAATTGTAAGTTGGCGTAAACAAAAGATGGCGGGTAAACTATAA